From a single Ischnura elegans chromosome 7, ioIscEleg1.1, whole genome shotgun sequence genomic region:
- the LOC124161936 gene encoding low-density lipoprotein receptor-related protein 6, with product MRCYSGVQCKLCGRNVHIFARMVVVPWVILISCVLTFANGYSNLLFSTTKDIRLASAKKNSEATTVIEDLEDGYAIDFYYEGGLICWADQAAEVIECAPFNKANPAARVPKSSKFGVVTSGLISPDGLACDWFTQKLYWTDGEANRIEVVTLTGKYRKVLFWEDIDQPRAIALAPMDSLMFWTDWGEIPKIERAGMNGDPGTRTVVVSDDIFWPNGLSIDYENRLVYWIDGRLHFIMEMDYEGRRKKKIGENDLLYPYALTFYNHTFYWTDWKTLCIYAMENRPGAKPKELQNGSFVPIDIHVFDPKRQPPGDTPCKKNNGGCSHLCLLAPYPPGYTCACPTGIKLVDNHTCADAPQELLLLVQRTEICKISLDSPDYTNFVIPLQGVKHAIAIDFDPVEGFLYWTDDESYAIRRARLDGSKQQDIVSAEVQHPDGVAIDPVARNLYWTDTGTDRIEVCKLDGSYRKVLISEDLSEPRAIALAPDRGWMFWSDWGEKHPKIERASMDGTDRIEIINTTLGWPNGIVLDVPRAKIYWCDAKTDKIEVANLDGTDRREVISDYLPHVFGLALLGDFLYWTDWQRRSIDRVHKLTGQQREVIVEQLPNVMGLKAVGLAGGAAAAAASVANSKNPCAGEKNGGCSHLCLNRPHDYVCACQIGYELISDNKTCVVPEAFLLFSRKENICRISIENTNNDMIIPVTGVKDASALDFDINDNRIYWSDIKIKAITRAFMNGSEVEKIIEFGLDSPEGMAVDWVAHNIYWADTGSKRIEVARLDGTSRRALVWESLEEPRSIVLDPQEGYMYWTDWKRNSRYEKTQMEGRIEKSAMDGSRRILLIGTYGRANGLTIDFVERRLYWTEFDAPAIESSDLNGHNRVQLVTKDMNRPYGLTQYQDYIYWTDWYTGDIERANKTSGDNRTKIHSKLEYITDILVFHNSRQSGWNHCALNNGGCSDLCLALPTPHSSSLSGRQFNDSSSISPEESRVCACPTHYTLDTDKKTCLPPKSFLLFSQKNVITRLTVSSNECPDTVLPIPGLKNVRAIEFDPTTRSVLWVDGRTQAIRRAMETSAARSVLSHYDSHNSFGLPTSHHSSVYLSVIVPSPSSSLDSHGASGSTGNHYHPHDLAFDPYSRLLYWSCAVSDAINVTRLNGSSVGIVVKGDREKPRNIALHPERGLMFWTDVGSQPKIIRAQMDGRQERKVIVSDNLETITSLAVDREDDLLFWAQPKKIETSALNGKQRKFLVDTNVQLVGSIGVVGNYLYYLDRDQQLIERVNKYTGLERQKLKERVPHLTDLLAVHFPNTRYLDNHRCSQNNGGCSHLCYTVKPEEQDPDNADDDGIDGGRLDMSSKRKLKRKPNDMGEVHCACPEGLILHDDQRNCKPGPACERDYFFCGAGRECVPISYRCDGKVDCIDGSDEKGCPQCRADQFRCHAGSCIDNALVCDGLPQCPDGDDEVMCCKIGEFRCLTTGTCVSQAVVCDRMDDCADGSDEAPPACGDRGRGDDSVRPAVIPASPTHHDDGSQGQGVYVAAVLVAAALVAVVVALVYLCRRRSQRHQHLRRCERHHPGMPVFGVDAFQQLGVGDGMSAADPLAPKPSQAVIAAAMRRHPKTKPPIHPGSLRPGMDAVHMSNLGMGYERGHVTGASSSGSSATAPPYPRETLNPPPSPVTTDARSSSRCCSTGVGSGDGPTRRPYRHYRAINQPPPPTPCSTDVCDESDSCAAGGMGMMSSYPSPRRPPAGSEYDSDPFPPPPTPRSHCHSGHSQSEDYSCPPSPSTERSYFQPLPPPPSPVPAHHIHQPRCDC from the exons gtTACTCAAACTTGCTGTTCTCCACGACAAAGGATATTCGACTTGCCTCTGCCAAGAAGAACAGTGAAGCCACAACTGTGATTGAG GATTTGGAAGATGGATAcgcaattgatttttattacgAGGGTGGGCTCATATGCTGGGCTGATCAAGCTGCTGAGGTGATAGAATGTGCTCCTTTCAACAAAGCCAACCCAGCTGCACGTGTGCCAAAGTCCTCGAAG TTTGGAGTGGTAACATCTGGGCTCATATCACCAGATGGATTGGCCTGCGATTGGTTTACTCAGAAACTCTACTGGACAGATGGAGAGGCCAACCGGATTGAAGTTGTCACACTCACAGGGAAGTACCGTAAGGTGCTGTTCTGGGAGGACATTGACCAGCCAAGAGCCATTGCTTTGGCCCCCATGGACAG TTTGATGTTTTGGACCGACTGGGGTGAAATTCCAAAGATAGAGAGAGCTGGAATGAATGGTGATCCAGGGACTCGAACCGTTGTTGTGAGTGACGACATCTTTTGGCCAAATGGGTTATCAATTGACTATGAGAACCGCCTGGTGTATTGGATTGATGGTCGCCTCCACTTCATCATGGAAATGGATTATGAGGGacgaaggaagaagaaaattggCGAAAATGACCTCCTGTATCCATATGCTCTCACCTTCTACAATCATACTTTCTACTGGACTGACTGGAAAACATT GTGCATTTATGCTATGGAAAATAGGCCAGGTGCCAAGCCTAAGGAGCTTCAGAACGGGAGCTTCGTTCCCAttgatattcatgtttttgaTCCAAAGCGACAGCCTCCCGGTGACACTCCTTGCAAGAAGAATAATGGAGGCTGTTCTCATCTCTGCCTTTTGGCCCCATATCCACCAGGCTACACCTGCGCCTGTCCAACTGGAATCAAGCTTGTCGACAACCATACCTGTGCAGACG CCCCTCAAGAGTTGCTTCTCCTGGTCCAGAGAACTGAAATCTGCAAAATTTCCCTTGACTCTCCCGACTACACCAACTTCGTGATCCCATTGCAAGGAGTCAAGCACGCCATTGCCATTGACTTTGACCCAGTTGAAGGCTTCTTGTACTGGACTGATGATGAG TCGTATGCCATTCGTCGTGCCCGCCTAGACGGATCGAAACAGCAGGACATTGTGTCAGCGGAAGTCCAGCATCCGGATGGTGTCGCTATAGATCCAGTGGCTAGAAATTTATACTGGACTGACACTGGTACTGATCGCATTGAAGTGTGCAAGCTCGATGGGTCTTATCGTAAA GTCCTCATTTCTGAGGATTTGTCGGAACCCAGAGCTATTGCTTTGGCTCCTGATCGTGGGTGGATGTTTTGGTCGGATTGGGGTGAGAAACATCCCAAAATTGAGAGGGCATCTATGGATGGGACTGACCGCATTGAAATCATCAACACCACTTTAGGGTGGCCGAATGGCATTGTCCTTGATGTACCCCGGGCCAAAATATATTGGTGTGATGCAAAAACTGATAAAATAGAG GTTGCCAATTTGGATGGAACTGACCGCAGAGAGGTAATCAGTGACTATTTGCCCCACGTCTTTGGCTTGGCGCTCCTTGGTGATTTCCTGTACTGGACGGACTGGCAGCGTCGAAGCATAGATCGTGTTCACAAGTTGACGGGTCAGCAGCGCGAAGTGATAGTCGAGCAGCTGCCCAACGTGATGGGATTGAAGGCGGTGGGTTTGGCTGGTGGCGCTGCTGCTGCCGCCGCTTCTGTTGCCAACAGCAAGAACCCTTGTGCTGGAGAAAAGAATGGGGGATGCAGCCACTTATGCCTTAACAGGCCTCATGACTATGTCTGCGCCTGTCAGATTG GATATGAGCTGATATCTGATAATAAAACATGTGTAGTTCCTGAAGCATTCTTGCTAttttcaagaaaagaaaatatctgTCGTATCAGCATAGAAAACACCAACAATGATATGATAATTCCTGTGACTGGAGTAAAAGATGCCAG TGCCCTAGACTTTGATATTAACGACAACAGGATATACTGGTCGGACATCAAGATCAAGGCGATTACTCGGGCATTCATGAATGGATCTGAGGTTGAAAAGATAATAGAATTTGGTTTGGATTCTCCGGAAG GCATGGCTGTGGATTGGGTTGCTCACAACATCTACTGGGCTGATACAGGCAGCAAGAGAATCGAAGTGGCTCGCCTTGATGGCACATCTCGGCGGGCACTTGTCTGGGAATCTTTGGAAGAGCCGAGGAGCATTGTTCTTGATCCTCAAGAAGG GTACATGTACTGGACAGATTGGAAGAGGAATTCTCGCTACGAAAAAACGCAGATGGAGGGCCGCATTGAGAAGTCAGCTATGGATGGTTCGAGGAGAATACTACTGATTGGTACTTATGGTCGTGCAAATGGTCTTACCATTGACTTTGTTGAGAGGCGTCTCTATTGGACAGAGTTTGATGCTCCAGCAATAGAAAGCTCTGATCTCAATGGTCATAATCGAGTTCAGTTGGTCACCAAAGACATGAATCGTCCATATGGCCTCACCCAATATCAG GATTACATTTATTGGACTGATTGGTACACGGGAGATATAGAAAGAGCCAACAAAACCTCTGGTGATAATCGCACAAAGATACATAGCAAGCTGGAGTATATAACAGACATCCTTGTGTTTCACAATTCGCGCCAATCCGGATGGAACCACTGCGCACTGAACAATGGAGGTTGCTCCGATCTATGCCTTGCACTGCCTACGCCTCACTCATCATCTTTATCTGGACGGCAGTTTAATGACTCTTCATCCATCTCACCAGAGGAGTCTCGTGTCTGTGCCTGTCCCACCCATTATACACTTGACACCGATAAGAAAACATGTTTGC CACCAAAGTCATTCCTGCTCTTCAGTCAGAAGAATGTCATAACAAGGCTGACAGTTTCATCGAATGAATGCCCCGATACAGTCCTACCCATCCCGGGCCTCAAGAATGTGCGTGCCATCGAGTTTGACCCCACCACACGCTCTGTCTTATGGGTTGATGGACGTACGCAAGCCATTCGCCGTGCCATGGAGACGAGTGCCGCACGATCCGTGCTTTCGCATTATGACTCTCATAATTCGTTTGGATTGCCTACGTCCCATCACTCGTCAGTCTACCTGTCTGTCATCGTCCCAAGCCCTTCGTCCTCATTGGACTCCCATGGTGCCAGTGGATCCACGGGTAACCATTACCATCCGCATGACCTTGCCTTTGACCCCTACTCACGACTTCTCTATTGGTCTTGTGCTGTGTCAGATGCTATCAATGTCACAAGACTCAATGGATCTTCCGTGGGCATTGTGGTCAAGGGTGACCGAGAGAAACCAAGGAATATTGCATTGCATCCAGAAAGAGG GTTGATGTTTTGGACTGATGTTGGGTCACAACCAAAAATCATCCGTGCCCAAATGGATGGCCGCCAGGAAAGGAAAGTGATTGTCTCAGACAATCTGGAGACGATAACATCATTGGCTGTTGACCGTGAGGATGACCTGCTATTTTGGGCACAGCCAAAGAAAATTGAAACATCTGCACTGAATGGGAAACAGAG AAAATTCCTGGTGGATACCAATGTGCAGCTGGTTGGTAGTATTGGTGTGGTCGGTAATTACCTTTACTATTTGGATCGAGATCAACAACTAATTGAGCGGGTAAACAAATACACAGGCTTGGAGAGGCAGAAACTGAAGGAGAGGGTGCCTCATCTCACCGATCTCCTTGCAGTTCACTTTCCCAATACCAGG TACCTGGACAACCATCGCTGTAGCCAAAACAATGGTGGATGCTCGCACTTGTGTTATACTGTGAAGCCTGAAGAGCAAGATCCAGATAACGCCGATGACGATGGCATTGATGGAGGGAGGCTGGACATGTCGTCCAAGAGGAAGTTGAAGAGGAAGCCGAATGACATGGGTGAAGTGCACTGCGCCTGCCCCGAGGGATTGATCCTTCATGATGATCAGAGGAACTGCAAGCCTGGGCCTGCGTGTGAACGGGACTATTTCTTCTGTGGTGCTGGGAGAGAATGTGTTCCCATCAGTTACAGGTGCGATGGGAAGGTTGACTGCATCGACGGGAGTGATGAGAAAGGCTGTCCTCAGTGCAGAGCTGATCAGTTCCGCTGTCATGCTGGCAGTTGCATTG ATAATGCATTGGTCTGCGATGGCTTGCCCCAGTGCCCAGATGGAGATGATGAAGTAATGTGCTGCAAGATTGGTGAATTTAGGTGTTTGACAACAGGCACTTGCGTTTCCCAAGCCGTAGTGTGTGACAGGATGGATGACTGTGCTGATGGCAGTGATGAAGCTCCCCCTGCATGTGGGGACAGGGGCAGGGGAGATGACTCTGTGCGGCCTGCAGTGATACCAGCATCGCCAACGCACCATGACGATGGCTCTCAGGGGCAGGGAGTGTATGTTGCTGCTGTCCTAGTTGCAGCTGCATTGGTGGCCGTTGTGGTGGCCCTCGTGTACCTCTGCCGCCGACGTAGCCAGAGGCACCAGCACCTTCGACGTTGTGAACGGCACCATCCAGGAATGCCCGTTTTTGGTGTTGATGCCTTCCAGCAGCTCGGTGTTGGGGATGGCATGTCGGCAGCCGACCCTCTCGCCCCCAAGCCATCTCAGGCCGTCATAGCTGCTGCCATGCGGCGGCATCCCAAGACAAAGCCGCCCATCCACCCGGGGTCCTTGCGTCCCGGGATGGATGCTGTCCACATGTCGAACCTTGGGATGGGCTACGAGAGGGGGCACGTCACGGGGGCATCGAGCTCTGGATCCAGTGCTACGGCCCCTCCATATCCGAGGGAAACCTTGAACCCACCGCCGAGCCCTGTGACGACCGATGCGAGGTCCTCATCCCGCTGCTGCTCGACGGGGGTTGGAAGTGGGGATGGCCCAACGCGGAGGCCTTACCGCCACTACCGTGCCATAAACCAGCCCCCCCCGCCCACCCCTTGCAGTACAGATGTCTGTGACGAGTCAGACTCGTGCGCTGCCGGGGGGATGGGCATGATGTCATCGTACCCCTCCCCGAGGAGGCCCCCAGCCGGCTCGGAGTACGACAGCGACCCCTTCCCCCCGCCGCCCACGCCACGGTCGCATTGTCACAGTGGGCATAGTCAGAGTGAAGATTACTCCTGCCCCCCATCGCCCTCAACTGAAAGGTCCTACTTTCAGCCTCTCCCTCCGCCCCCTTCCCCCGTCCCAGCCCACCATATTCATCAGCCCCGCTGTGATTGCTGA